One genomic region from Streptomyces sp. NBC_01431 encodes:
- a CDS encoding TetR family transcriptional regulator, translating into MTAEARVATETSPPLTERQEARRRRILHASAQLASRGGFDAVQMREVAEAASVALGTLYRYFPSKIHLLVATMQDQLQHLHSALRKHPPSGAASSERVAETLMRAFRALQREPHLADAMVRALTFADRSVSPEVDTVSRQTTAIILDAMGLDDPTPEQLSAVRVIEHTWHSALITWLSGRASIAQVKIDIETVCKLIDLTAPPVPPKA; encoded by the coding sequence ATGACAGCGGAAGCCAGGGTGGCCACCGAAACCTCCCCTCCCCTGACGGAGCGCCAGGAGGCGCGCCGCCGCCGCATCCTGCACGCGAGCGCCCAGCTGGCCAGCCGGGGCGGCTTCGACGCGGTCCAGATGCGCGAGGTGGCCGAGGCCGCGTCAGTGGCGCTCGGCACCCTGTACCGCTACTTCCCTTCCAAGATCCATCTGCTGGTCGCCACCATGCAGGACCAGCTCCAGCACCTGCACAGCGCACTGCGCAAGCACCCGCCGTCCGGTGCGGCCTCCTCGGAGCGGGTGGCCGAAACCCTCATGCGCGCCTTCCGTGCGCTCCAGCGCGAACCGCATCTGGCGGACGCGATGGTGCGGGCCCTCACCTTCGCGGACCGCTCGGTGAGCCCGGAGGTGGACACCGTCTCGCGGCAGACCACGGCGATCATCCTGGACGCGATGGGCCTGGACGATCCGACTCCGGAGCAGCTCTCGGCCGTTCGGGTCATCGAGCACACCTGGCACTCGGCACTGATCACCTGGCTCTCGGGCCGGGCCTCCATCGCCCAGGTCAAGATCGACATTGAAACGGTCTGCAAGCTGATCGACCTGACCGCGCCGCCCGTCCCGCCGAAGGCGTAG
- a CDS encoding ABC transporter ATP-binding protein, with protein sequence MLLRETVRQSAGPGTLILVLTCASAGAGLALPAVLGRALDLVLAGRQSDATPWITWCALLTAAAVLIAALESAVTATATARSAAWLRRRVLGHVLDAGHQQPCSEGELVARLTGNAAQAATVPVSIAGALAAVVTPVGGLVALALTDLWTALVVLAGMPLFALLLRVFVRGSGASSAGYLHTQGQIAGRLLEAVRGARTIAAAGHPERDAARILAPLPELSRQGHRMWQVLGRSTAQAAVLLPLLQLAVLAVAGLRLARGDLSVGGLLAAWRYASLATGTGALVGMVNTLTRGRTAVVRLQEVLAAPVVPYGGGELPVGSGELTMRGVVHGPLRGVDLTLPGGAVVAVVGRSGSGKSALAAVAGRLADPESGTVLLDGVPLSSLTRTQLRRAVGYAFARPVLLGGTVCATIAYGAHDPGEPAVVAAARSACADDFVRRMPAGYATPCASAPLSGGEAQRLGLARAFAHPGRLLILDDATSSLDSATELKVSGALLRGAGTHLIVAHRASTAARADLVVWLEEGRPRAVAPHRELVRLADYRAVFAEGEEAC encoded by the coding sequence TTGCTGTTGCGTGAGACCGTCCGGCAGAGCGCCGGGCCCGGCACCCTGATCCTGGTGCTGACCTGCGCGTCGGCCGGTGCGGGGCTCGCGCTGCCCGCGGTCCTGGGCCGCGCCCTCGACCTGGTGCTCGCGGGGCGGCAGTCCGACGCGACGCCCTGGATCACCTGGTGCGCCCTGCTCACTGCCGCCGCCGTGCTGATCGCCGCCCTCGAATCGGCCGTCACCGCGACCGCCACCGCACGCAGCGCCGCCTGGCTGCGCCGCCGCGTGCTCGGCCACGTCCTGGACGCAGGCCACCAACAACCTTGCTCGGAGGGCGAGTTGGTGGCACGGCTCACCGGGAACGCGGCCCAGGCCGCGACCGTGCCCGTCTCGATCGCCGGCGCGCTGGCGGCCGTCGTCACCCCGGTCGGCGGACTCGTCGCGCTCGCCCTCACCGACCTGTGGACCGCCCTGGTCGTGCTCGCCGGAATGCCCCTGTTCGCCCTGCTGCTGCGGGTGTTCGTGCGCGGCTCCGGTGCGAGCAGCGCGGGCTATCTGCACACCCAGGGCCAGATCGCGGGCCGCCTCCTGGAAGCGGTGCGGGGCGCCCGCACGATCGCGGCGGCCGGACACCCCGAGCGGGACGCCGCCCGGATCCTGGCGCCGCTGCCCGAACTCTCCCGGCAGGGCCACCGCATGTGGCAGGTGCTCGGCCGCTCCACCGCGCAGGCCGCGGTGCTGCTTCCGCTGCTCCAGCTCGCGGTGCTCGCCGTCGCCGGACTGCGCCTGGCCCGGGGCGACCTGAGCGTCGGCGGCCTCCTCGCGGCCTGGCGTTACGCGAGCCTCGCCACCGGCACCGGCGCCCTGGTCGGCATGGTGAACACCCTGACCCGCGGACGCACCGCCGTCGTCCGCCTCCAGGAGGTGCTGGCCGCGCCGGTCGTGCCGTACGGAGGCGGGGAACTGCCCGTCGGATCAGGTGAGTTGACCATGCGGGGCGTCGTGCACGGGCCGCTTCGCGGTGTCGATCTCACGCTGCCGGGTGGTGCGGTGGTCGCCGTCGTCGGCCGCTCGGGCAGCGGCAAATCGGCGCTCGCGGCCGTCGCGGGCCGGCTCGCCGACCCGGAGTCGGGCACGGTCCTCCTCGACGGCGTACCGCTTTCGTCCCTCACCCGCACCCAGCTGCGCCGCGCGGTCGGTTACGCCTTCGCGCGGCCCGTGCTGCTCGGTGGCACGGTGTGCGCCACCATCGCGTACGGCGCGCACGACCCGGGGGAGCCGGCGGTGGTCGCGGCGGCCCGCTCCGCCTGCGCCGACGACTTCGTGCGGCGGATGCCCGCCGGCTACGCCACCCCCTGCGCGAGCGCGCCGCTGTCCGGCGGCGAGGCCCAACGTCTGGGCCTGGCAAGGGCGTTCGCGCATCCGGGGCGCCTTTTGATCCTGGACGACGCCACCTCCAGTCTTGACTCGGCCACCGAGCTGAAGGTCTCCGGGGCCCTGCTGCGCGGCGCCGGAACCCACCTGATCGTCGCCCACCGCGCCTCGACGGCGGCCCGCGCGGACCTCGTGGTGTGGCTGGAGGAAGGCCGCCCGCGCGCGGTCGCCCCGCACCGCGAACTGGTCCGACTGGCCGACTACCGCGCGGTGTTCGCAGAGGGCGAGGAGGCGTGCTGA
- a CDS encoding N-acetylmuramoyl-L-alanine amidase → MPNDSESQNPDSRSRRVRGRALVALAALAPTALAGWLVWQAMSGPGGQDDKPPRVLPLPSRTDRPARPGPGGATVTATPSPAAPGSTSAPAKPGGQSGAGPLAGKTVVIDPGHNPNNFQHTKEIDQQVDIGTNKKECDTTGTSTNDDYTEAEFTLDVSHRIRAILEKLGAKVTFTHDGERTFGPCVDERARIGNQAKADAVVSVHADGADEGQRGFHVILPALVKAGAADTAPIMGPSRELGVRIAGKFVQDTGMNASNYVGDGTGLDTRSDLGGLNLSTVPKVFIECGNMRDSRDAPLLKSADWRQKAAQGISDGITSFLGG, encoded by the coding sequence GTGCCGAACGACAGCGAGTCACAGAACCCTGACAGCCGGTCGCGCCGCGTGCGCGGGCGGGCCCTCGTCGCTCTCGCCGCGCTGGCGCCGACCGCGCTGGCGGGGTGGCTCGTCTGGCAGGCGATGAGCGGGCCCGGCGGACAGGACGACAAGCCGCCGCGGGTGCTGCCGCTGCCCAGCCGCACCGATCGGCCCGCCCGCCCCGGGCCGGGCGGCGCGACGGTGACGGCCACACCGTCCCCGGCCGCCCCCGGCTCCACCTCCGCGCCGGCCAAGCCGGGCGGCCAGAGCGGTGCCGGGCCGCTCGCCGGAAAGACCGTCGTCATCGACCCAGGTCACAATCCGAATAATTTCCAGCACACGAAGGAGATCGACCAGCAGGTCGACATCGGAACGAACAAGAAGGAATGCGACACCACCGGAACCTCCACCAACGACGATTACACCGAGGCCGAGTTCACCCTCGATGTCTCGCACCGGATCCGGGCGATCCTCGAAAAGCTGGGCGCCAAGGTCACATTCACCCACGATGGCGAGCGGACATTCGGCCCGTGCGTGGACGAGCGGGCCCGGATCGGAAATCAGGCGAAGGCCGACGCCGTCGTATCGGTGCACGCGGACGGCGCGGACGAGGGCCAGCGCGGTTTCCACGTGATCCTTCCCGCGCTGGTGAAGGCCGGTGCCGCCGACACCGCGCCGATCATGGGGCCGTCGCGTGAACTCGGTGTGCGGATCGCGGGGAAGTTCGTCCAGGACACCGGCATGAACGCCTCCAACTACGTGGGCGACGGCACCGGTCTGGACACCCGCAGCGACCTCGGCGGGCTCAACCTGTCGACCGTCCCGAAGGTGTTCATCGAGTGCGGGAACATGCGGGATTCCCGGGACGCGCCTCTTCTGAAGAGTGCGGACTGGCGCCAGAAGGCGGCCCAGGGCATCTCCGACGGCATTACGTCGTTTCTCGGCGGGTAG
- a CDS encoding glycosyltransferase family 4 protein — MTAEAIEASPRTGDADGGPERPLRIALLTYKGNPFCGGQGVYVRHLSRELARLGHSVEVIGAQPYPVLDEGVPLTELASLDLYRSPDPFRTPKKDEYRDWIDRLEVATMWTGGFPEPLTFSLRARRHLIARRGEFDVVHDNQTLGYGLLGDIGAPLVTTIHHPITVDRKLELDAAADWKRRASVRRWYGFTRMQKRVARRLPSVLTVSGTSKGEIVDHLGVREDRIRVVHIGADTGLWSPDAAVAEVPGRIVTTSSADVPLKGLVHLVEALAKVRTEHPGAHLVVVGRRAEDGPVAQAIEKYGLGDAVRFVKGISDAELVDLVRSAQISCVPSLYEGFSLPAAEAMATGTPLLATTGGAIPEVAGPDGETCLAVPPGDPGALAAGLCRLLDDEALRRRLGAAGRERVLERFTWRRAAIGTAELYRSAIAAQGRSAAGKPAR, encoded by the coding sequence GTGACCGCTGAGGCCATAGAGGCAAGCCCCCGCACCGGGGACGCCGACGGCGGGCCCGAGCGCCCGCTGCGGATCGCGCTCCTCACCTACAAGGGGAACCCGTTCTGCGGCGGCCAGGGCGTCTACGTCCGCCACCTCTCGCGCGAGCTCGCCCGGCTCGGGCACAGCGTCGAGGTCATCGGCGCCCAGCCCTACCCCGTGCTCGACGAGGGCGTCCCGCTCACCGAACTCGCCAGCCTGGACCTCTACCGCTCGCCCGATCCGTTCCGTACGCCCAAGAAGGACGAGTACCGGGACTGGATCGACCGGCTGGAAGTCGCCACCATGTGGACCGGCGGCTTCCCCGAGCCGCTCACCTTCTCGCTGCGCGCCCGGCGCCATCTGATCGCGCGCAGGGGCGAGTTCGATGTCGTCCACGACAACCAGACCCTCGGGTACGGGCTGCTCGGCGACATCGGTGCGCCGCTGGTCACCACCATCCACCACCCCATCACCGTCGACCGGAAGCTCGAACTGGACGCCGCGGCCGACTGGAAGCGCCGAGCCTCCGTCCGCCGCTGGTACGGCTTCACCCGCATGCAAAAGCGCGTCGCCCGCCGGCTGCCGTCCGTGCTCACCGTCTCCGGCACCTCCAAGGGCGAGATCGTGGACCACCTCGGGGTGCGCGAGGACCGCATCCGGGTCGTGCACATCGGCGCCGACACCGGCCTGTGGTCGCCGGACGCGGCCGTCGCCGAGGTGCCCGGCCGGATCGTGACGACCTCCAGCGCGGATGTGCCGCTCAAGGGTCTGGTCCACCTGGTCGAGGCGCTCGCCAAGGTGCGCACCGAGCACCCCGGCGCCCACCTCGTCGTCGTCGGCAGGCGAGCCGAGGACGGGCCGGTCGCGCAGGCCATCGAGAAGTACGGCCTGGGCGACGCGGTGCGGTTCGTCAAGGGCATCTCCGACGCCGAACTCGTCGACCTCGTACGGTCCGCGCAGATCAGCTGCGTACCGTCGCTGTACGAGGGCTTCTCGCTGCCCGCCGCCGAAGCCATGGCGACGGGCACCCCGCTGCTCGCCACGACCGGCGGCGCCATCCCGGAGGTCGCCGGCCCCGACGGCGAGACCTGCCTCGCGGTTCCGCCCGGCGACCCGGGGGCCCTCGCCGCCGGGCTCTGCCGGCTCTTGGACGACGAGGCGCTGCGCCGACGGCTCGGCGCGGCCGGCCGCGAACGGGTCCTGGAACGGTTCACCTGGCGCCGGGCGGCCATCGGCACCGCCGAGCTCTACCGCTCGGCGATCGCCGCCCAGGGCCGCTCCGCGGCCGGGAAGCCCGCCAGGTGA
- a CDS encoding class I SAM-dependent methyltransferase, which produces MPVREGLALYAAAVEAGALGLPLLEVGTYCGRSTILLAEAARESGTVAVTVDHHRGSEEQQPGWEYHDPTVVDPQVGAMDTLPTFRRTLHAAGLEDHVIAVVGRSPQVARVWGGQLGFVFIDGGHTDEHASADYEGWAPKLAEGGTLAIHDVFPDPADEFTGQAPYRVYRRALESGAFTEVSATDSLRVLRRTAAAL; this is translated from the coding sequence ATGCCCGTACGGGAAGGCCTGGCGCTGTACGCGGCGGCCGTCGAGGCCGGGGCGCTCGGGCTGCCGCTCCTGGAGGTCGGCACCTACTGCGGGCGTTCCACCATCCTGCTCGCCGAGGCCGCCCGCGAGAGCGGCACGGTCGCCGTCACCGTCGACCACCACCGCGGCAGCGAGGAGCAGCAGCCCGGCTGGGAGTACCACGACCCGACGGTCGTGGACCCGCAGGTGGGGGCGATGGACACGCTGCCCACCTTCCGGCGGACCCTGCACGCGGCCGGTCTGGAGGACCACGTGATCGCGGTGGTCGGCCGCTCCCCGCAGGTCGCGCGGGTGTGGGGCGGGCAGCTCGGCTTCGTCTTCATCGACGGCGGCCACACCGACGAGCACGCGAGTGCCGACTACGAGGGCTGGGCGCCCAAGCTCGCCGAGGGCGGCACCCTTGCCATCCACGACGTCTTTCCCGACCCGGCCGACGAGTTCACCGGCCAGGCCCCCTACCGCGTCTATCGGCGCGCGCTGGAGTCCGGCGCCTTCACCGAGGTCTCGGCGACCGACTCGCTGCGGGTGCTGCGGCGCACGGCCGCCGCGCTGTGA
- a CDS encoding serine/threonine protein kinase yields MSTAEFRFTALQAQDPAELGDFRLAARLGEGGMGQVFIASSPGGQSAAVKVIRPEFARDAEFGQRFAREVRAAQRVRGAHLAPLLDADPHAEQPWLATAFVAGPTLRDLVTGHGPLPAPQVLLLAWGIAHALADIHAGHIVHRDLKPGNIMLDETGPKVIDFGIVKSLTQSVTYSSHSTRIGTPLYMSPEQAMGRTVGAPSDVFALGSTLYFLATGREAFGAENEWGVAHRIVADEPDLSAIPSAPLRDLVTACLDKEPGERPEAPTIVELCEREIGDALVPGAWMRIDGARAAIQERTGALRGLLLHDPDLGRPGDPAAADTVLLDRLAPTRVAEPPEPPEPKGPTAVVVLHLVKLLFAAVVLFAAAANPVMTETWTSNSTGQQVSQVTESFDWAHPWTAYPSGISGVNSDWIVVPIGVFGTVALIVCGLLYLLRLSSDSGYRSLSTAAAGLGCLWLIPCTFLGLFLLAMTVGLTVNDDNPAYDIRSVLEPGGWLLLLANAIAAEALWHTSNRLGEEKAT; encoded by the coding sequence ATGTCGACAGCGGAATTCCGGTTCACGGCACTTCAGGCGCAGGACCCGGCGGAGCTGGGGGACTTCCGGCTGGCAGCACGGCTGGGCGAGGGCGGGATGGGGCAGGTGTTCATCGCCTCCTCGCCGGGCGGACAGTCGGCCGCGGTGAAAGTGATCCGGCCCGAGTTCGCCCGGGACGCCGAGTTTGGGCAGCGGTTCGCGCGGGAGGTGCGGGCCGCGCAGCGGGTGCGGGGCGCCCATCTGGCGCCGCTGCTCGACGCCGACCCGCACGCTGAACAGCCCTGGCTGGCCACGGCGTTCGTCGCCGGGCCGACCCTGCGCGACCTCGTCACGGGGCACGGCCCACTGCCCGCCCCGCAGGTACTGCTCCTGGCCTGGGGCATCGCGCACGCCCTCGCCGACATCCACGCTGGGCACATCGTGCACCGCGACCTCAAGCCCGGCAACATCATGCTGGACGAGACGGGCCCCAAGGTCATCGACTTCGGCATCGTGAAGTCGCTGACCCAGTCCGTGACGTACAGCAGCCACTCCACCCGGATCGGCACCCCGCTCTACATGTCGCCAGAGCAGGCCATGGGCCGTACCGTCGGCGCACCCTCCGACGTCTTCGCGCTCGGCTCCACGCTGTACTTCCTCGCGACCGGCCGCGAGGCGTTCGGCGCGGAGAACGAGTGGGGCGTGGCCCACCGCATCGTCGCCGACGAACCTGACCTATCGGCGATCCCCTCCGCGCCGCTCCGCGACCTGGTCACCGCCTGCCTCGACAAGGAACCTGGGGAACGCCCCGAAGCACCGACGATCGTCGAACTCTGCGAGCGGGAAATTGGGGACGCGCTCGTCCCCGGGGCCTGGATGCGGATCGACGGGGCCCGCGCCGCGATCCAGGAACGAACGGGTGCGCTGCGGGGGCTCTTGCTGCACGACCCTGACCTGGGCCGGCCCGGCGACCCGGCCGCTGCCGACACCGTTCTGCTCGACCGGCTCGCGCCGACCCGGGTCGCCGAACCGCCTGAACCGCCCGAGCCGAAGGGCCCTACGGCCGTCGTCGTCCTCCATCTCGTCAAGCTGCTGTTCGCGGCGGTGGTGCTGTTCGCGGCGGCGGCCAATCCGGTCATGACCGAGACCTGGACGAGCAACTCCACGGGGCAGCAGGTCTCCCAGGTGACCGAGTCCTTCGACTGGGCCCACCCGTGGACCGCGTATCCGAGCGGCATCAGCGGCGTGAACTCGGACTGGATAGTCGTCCCGATCGGCGTCTTCGGCACGGTCGCGCTCATCGTGTGTGGGCTTCTGTACCTGCTGCGGCTGTCCTCGGACTCCGGCTACCGCTCCCTATCGACCGCGGCGGCCGGACTCGGCTGCCTCTGGCTCATCCCCTGCACGTTCCTCGGGCTGTTCCTGCTCGCGATGACAGTCGGCCTGACAGTCAACGACGACAACCCCGCGTACGACATCCGCTCCGTGCTCGAGCCTGGGGGCTGGCTGCTGCTCCTGGCGAACGCTATCGCCGCCGAGGCGCTGTGGCATACATCCAACCGCCTGGGCGAAGAAAAGGCGACTTAG
- a CDS encoding response regulator transcription factor has translation MVRVLLVHDSCLLRSALADRLAREPDLEVHHTPWRGAPALARLLSPDVCAADLDCSESYGIAPLGELTGCRPGTGKCRLLVLADAHRPGPLKRAADANARGYVDKGGTPDHLVFAIRQVAEGKRFVDDSLGFSFLRAAEMPLTRRELSVLSLAAEGASISDIAHRLHLTNGTVRNYMAAITRKTGARNRVDAIRISQGEGWV, from the coding sequence GTGGTTCGGGTACTTCTCGTGCACGACTCGTGCCTGCTGCGGTCGGCCCTGGCCGACCGCCTCGCACGCGAGCCAGACCTGGAGGTCCACCACACGCCCTGGCGCGGCGCCCCGGCACTCGCGCGATTACTGAGCCCGGACGTCTGCGCGGCCGACCTGGACTGTTCCGAGTCCTACGGGATCGCACCGCTCGGCGAACTCACCGGCTGCCGCCCAGGCACCGGGAAGTGCCGACTCCTGGTGCTGGCCGACGCACACCGTCCGGGACCGCTGAAGCGGGCGGCCGATGCCAATGCCCGTGGCTATGTGGACAAGGGGGGCACACCCGACCATCTGGTCTTCGCCATCAGACAGGTGGCCGAGGGGAAACGCTTCGTCGACGACTCCCTCGGCTTCAGTTTCCTCAGAGCGGCGGAAATGCCCCTGACCCGCCGCGAGTTGAGCGTCCTGTCACTCGCCGCCGAAGGTGCCTCGATCTCCGACATCGCGCACCGCCTGCACCTGACCAACGGCACGGTGCGCAACTACATGGCCGCCATCACCCGCAAGACCGGGGCCCGCAACCGGGTCGACGCCATTCGGATCTCCCAGGGAGAGGGCTGGGTGTGA
- a CDS encoding prenyltransferase, translated as MTSPERTEHLVLPGVLTAGQAEQTVATLLAVQREDGAIPWFRGHHLDPWDHTEAAMALDAAGEHAAAERAYAWLARHQNADGSWYAAYHDGEHDRVTDRGRESNFVAYVAVGVWHHYLATGDDAFLDSMWPTVFAAVEWVLALQQSGGQIGWKREEDGTAVNDALLTGSSSVHHALRCALAIAEQREEPQPDWELAAGALAHAIQHHPERFLDKSRYSMDWYYPVLGGALTGADATARIESMWDDFVVPGLGVRCVLPNPWVTGGESCELALALWATGESDRALEILQSIQHLRDPATGMYWTGYVFEGKRAMWPEELTTWTAGSLLLAVAALGGDEATASVFGGDRLPRGLAPYCCG; from the coding sequence GTGACCTCGCCGGAGCGCACCGAACACCTTGTGCTGCCCGGGGTGCTCACCGCCGGGCAGGCCGAACAGACGGTCGCCACACTGCTCGCCGTCCAGCGCGAGGATGGCGCCATCCCCTGGTTCCGCGGGCACCACCTGGACCCCTGGGACCACACCGAGGCCGCGATGGCGCTGGACGCGGCGGGCGAACACGCCGCCGCCGAGCGCGCCTACGCCTGGCTCGCCCGGCACCAGAACGCGGACGGGTCCTGGTACGCCGCCTACCACGACGGCGAGCACGACCGGGTCACCGACCGCGGCCGGGAGTCCAACTTCGTCGCCTACGTGGCGGTCGGGGTCTGGCACCACTACCTCGCCACCGGTGACGACGCCTTCCTCGACAGCATGTGGCCGACGGTGTTCGCCGCCGTCGAGTGGGTCCTCGCCCTCCAGCAGAGCGGCGGGCAGATCGGGTGGAAGCGCGAGGAGGACGGCACGGCCGTCAACGATGCGCTGCTGACCGGGAGTTCGTCCGTCCACCACGCCCTGCGCTGCGCGCTCGCCATCGCCGAACAGCGCGAAGAGCCGCAGCCCGACTGGGAGTTGGCGGCCGGCGCGCTCGCCCACGCCATCCAGCACCACCCCGAGCGCTTCCTCGACAAGTCCCGCTACTCGATGGACTGGTACTACCCGGTCCTCGGCGGCGCGCTCACCGGCGCCGACGCCACGGCCCGCATCGAGTCGATGTGGGACGACTTCGTGGTGCCCGGCCTCGGGGTGCGCTGTGTGCTGCCCAACCCGTGGGTCACCGGCGGCGAGAGCTGCGAACTGGCACTCGCGCTCTGGGCGACCGGCGAGTCCGACCGGGCTCTGGAGATCCTCCAGTCCATCCAGCACCTGCGCGACCCGGCGACCGGGATGTACTGGACGGGTTACGTCTTCGAGGGCAAGCGCGCGATGTGGCCGGAGGAGCTCACGACGTGGACGGCGGGCTCCCTGCTGCTCGCGGTGGCCGCGCTGGGCGGTGACGAGGCCACGGCCTCGGTCTTCGGCGGCGACCGCCTGCCGCGGGGGCTGGCGCCCTACTGCTGCGGCTGA
- a CDS encoding LLM class F420-dependent oxidoreductase produces MRLGLALGYWGRGPNPAHLELARTAEEFGYASVWTAEAWGSDAFTPLTWIAAHTSRIRLGTAVAQMAARTPTATAMHALTLDHLSGGRMMLGLGLSGPQVVEGWYGRPFPSSPLTATREYVDVIRQVLRREAPVALDGRFHAHPYAGADGTGLGKPLKSITHPLRPDVPVLLGAEGPKNVAQTTRIADGWLPLYWSPTRPDVYEAALAGLREGFLVAPMVRAQVCDDVAEGLLPVKAMLGFYIGGMGHAARNFHADLMARMGYGEAARRIQELFLAGRRDEAVLAVPDAFADEISLIGPRQRIAERLELWRKGPVTDLLVTSPDPDTLRVLADLNA; encoded by the coding sequence ATGCGCCTGGGACTCGCACTCGGATACTGGGGGCGCGGCCCCAACCCCGCCCATCTCGAACTGGCCCGCACGGCCGAGGAGTTCGGCTACGCCTCGGTGTGGACCGCGGAGGCCTGGGGCTCCGACGCGTTCACCCCGCTCACCTGGATCGCGGCGCACACCTCCCGCATCCGGCTCGGCACCGCGGTCGCGCAGATGGCCGCGCGCACCCCGACCGCCACCGCCATGCACGCCCTCACCCTGGACCACCTCTCGGGCGGCCGGATGATGCTGGGCCTCGGCCTCTCCGGGCCGCAGGTCGTCGAGGGCTGGTACGGCCGCCCGTTCCCGTCGAGCCCGCTCACCGCGACCCGTGAGTACGTCGACGTCATCCGCCAGGTGCTGCGCCGCGAGGCCCCCGTCGCGCTCGACGGCCGCTTCCACGCGCACCCCTACGCCGGCGCCGACGGTACGGGCCTGGGCAAACCCCTCAAGTCCATCACCCACCCGCTGCGCCCGGACGTTCCCGTACTCCTCGGCGCGGAAGGCCCCAAGAACGTCGCCCAGACCACCCGCATCGCGGACGGCTGGCTCCCGCTGTACTGGTCACCGACCAGGCCGGACGTGTACGAGGCGGCGCTTGCCGGGCTGCGGGAGGGCTTCCTGGTCGCACCCATGGTGCGGGCCCAGGTGTGTGACGACGTGGCCGAGGGGCTGCTTCCGGTGAAGGCGATGCTGGGCTTCTACATCGGCGGAATGGGCCACGCCGCCCGCAACTTCCACGCGGATCTGATGGCCCGCATGGGGTACGGCGAGGCGGCCCGCCGCATTCAGGAACTGTTCCTGGCGGGCCGCCGGGACGAGGCGGTGCTGGCCGTCCCGGACGCCTTCGCCGACGAGATCTCCCTGATCGGCCCGCGCCAACGCATCGCCGAACGCCTGGAGTTGTGGCGCAAGGGCCCGGTCACGGACCTGTTGGTCACGTCGCCGGACCCGGACACGCTGCGCGTTCTGGCCGACCTCAACGCCTGA
- a CDS encoding class I SAM-dependent methyltransferase → MLTVDFSRFPLAPGDRVLDLGCGAGRHAFECYRRGAQVVALDQNGEEIREVAKWFAAMKEAGEAPEGATATAMEGDALNLPFPDESFDVVIISEVMEHIPDDKGVLAEMVRVLKPGGRIAVTVPRYGPEKVCWALSDAYHEVEGGHIRIYRATELIGKMKQAGLKPYGSHHAHALHSPYWWLKCAFGVDNDKALPVRAYHQLLVWDIMKTPGISTVTRLAERALNPVVGKSFVAYATKPHLPSLREESAAK, encoded by the coding sequence GTGCTGACCGTCGACTTCTCCCGCTTCCCGCTCGCCCCGGGCGACCGCGTGCTCGACCTGGGCTGCGGCGCGGGCCGGCACGCCTTCGAGTGCTACCGGCGAGGCGCCCAGGTCGTGGCCCTCGACCAGAACGGCGAGGAGATCCGCGAGGTCGCCAAGTGGTTCGCCGCGATGAAGGAAGCCGGCGAGGCACCCGAGGGAGCCACCGCCACCGCGATGGAGGGCGACGCGCTCAACCTGCCCTTCCCCGACGAGTCCTTCGACGTCGTGATCATCTCCGAGGTCATGGAGCACATCCCCGACGACAAGGGCGTGCTCGCCGAGATGGTCCGGGTGCTCAAGCCGGGCGGCCGCATCGCGGTCACCGTGCCCCGGTACGGGCCCGAGAAGGTGTGCTGGGCGCTCTCCGACGCGTACCACGAGGTCGAGGGCGGCCACATCCGCATCTATCGGGCCACCGAGCTCATCGGCAAGATGAAGCAGGCCGGCCTCAAGCCGTACGGCAGCCACCACGCGCACGCGCTGCACTCGCCGTACTGGTGGCTCAAGTGCGCCTTCGGCGTCGACAACGACAAGGCGCTGCCGGTGCGGGCGTACCACCAGCTCCTGGTCTGGGACATCATGAAGACGCCCGGCATCAGCACGGTCACCCGGCTCGCCGAGCGGGCGCTCAACCCGGTCGTCGGCAAGAGCTTCGTGGCGTACGCGACCAAGCCGCACCTGCCGTCGCTGCGGGAAGAGAGTGCCGCCAAGTGA